From Rhodococcus antarcticus, the proteins below share one genomic window:
- a CDS encoding inositol-3-phosphate synthase, translated as MADTNRTSVRVAIVGVGNCASSLVQGVQYYQDADENATVPGLMHVRFGPYHVRDVEFVAAFDVDAKKVGFDLNEAIVSSENNTIKIADVPPTGVIVQRGPTNDGLGKYYLETITESDAEPVDMVAALKDADVDVLVCYLPVGSEVAAKHYAQCAIDAGVAFVNALPVFIASDPVWAKKFEDAGVPIVGDDIKSQVGATITHRVLAKLFEDRGVQLDRTMQLNVGGNMDFKNMLERERLESKKISKTQAVTSNLQREMGANNVHIGPSDYVAWLDDRKWAYVRLEGRAFGDVPLSLEYKLEVWDSPNSAGIIIDAVRAAKIAKDRGIGGPVFAAASYLMKSPPRQLADDVARTQLEEFIAG; from the coding sequence ATGGCTGACACCAACCGCACGAGCGTGCGCGTCGCGATCGTGGGCGTGGGCAACTGTGCCTCGTCCCTGGTCCAGGGCGTGCAGTACTACCAGGACGCCGACGAGAACGCGACGGTCCCCGGCCTCATGCACGTCCGCTTCGGCCCTTACCACGTCCGCGACGTCGAGTTCGTCGCCGCGTTCGACGTGGACGCCAAGAAGGTCGGCTTCGACCTGAACGAGGCGATCGTCTCCAGCGAGAACAACACCATCAAGATCGCCGACGTGCCCCCGACGGGCGTCATCGTCCAGCGCGGCCCCACCAACGACGGTCTCGGCAAGTACTACCTGGAGACCATCACCGAGTCCGACGCCGAGCCGGTCGACATGGTCGCCGCGCTCAAGGACGCCGACGTCGACGTCCTGGTCTGCTACCTCCCGGTGGGCTCGGAGGTCGCCGCCAAGCACTACGCGCAGTGCGCCATCGACGCGGGCGTGGCCTTCGTGAACGCCCTGCCGGTGTTCATCGCCTCCGACCCCGTGTGGGCCAAGAAGTTCGAGGACGCGGGCGTGCCGATCGTCGGCGACGACATCAAGAGCCAGGTGGGCGCGACCATCACCCACCGCGTGCTCGCCAAGCTGTTCGAGGACCGCGGCGTGCAGCTCGACCGCACCATGCAGCTCAACGTCGGCGGCAACATGGACTTCAAGAACATGCTCGAGCGCGAGCGCCTGGAGTCCAAGAAGATCTCCAAGACCCAGGCCGTCACGTCCAACCTGCAGCGGGAGATGGGCGCCAACAACGTCCACATCGGACCGTCGGACTACGTCGCGTGGCTCGACGACCGCAAGTGGGCCTACGTCCGCCTCGAGGGACGTGCGTTCGGTGACGTGCCGCTGAGCCTGGAGTACAAGCTCGAGGTCTGGGACTCCCCGAACTCGGCCGGCATCATCATCGACGCCGTCCGGGCCGCGAAGATCGCCAAGGACCGCGGCATCGGTGGCCCCGTGTTCGCCGCGGCCAGCTACCTGATGAAGTCGCCGCCGCGCCAGCTGGCCGACGACGTGGCCCGCACCCAGCTCGAGGAGTTCATCGCGGGCTGA
- a CDS encoding PadR family transcriptional regulator — translation MLELAVLGLLHEAPMHGYELRKRLTGMLGAFRAFSYGSLYPALRRMQADGLIVEDADPLGTGTDAKRRARRVYQLTATGKERFAELVADTGPQTFSDDGFGVHLAFFSRTPAASRMRILEGRRRQVEERREGLRSQVTKAGSKLDRYTDQLHRLGLETSEREVRWLNELIAAEAEPPDPDAPPAAAPEPGPNHTDRTVTP, via the coding sequence GTGCTCGAGCTCGCCGTGCTCGGTCTGCTGCACGAGGCACCCATGCACGGCTACGAGCTGCGCAAGCGGCTGACGGGCATGCTCGGGGCGTTCCGCGCCTTCTCCTACGGCTCGCTCTACCCCGCCCTGCGCCGCATGCAGGCCGACGGGCTGATTGTCGAGGACGCCGATCCGCTGGGCACGGGCACCGACGCCAAGCGGCGCGCACGCCGGGTGTACCAGCTCACGGCCACGGGCAAGGAGCGCTTCGCCGAGCTGGTGGCCGACACGGGTCCGCAGACCTTCAGCGACGACGGCTTCGGGGTGCACCTGGCGTTCTTCAGCCGCACCCCTGCCGCCAGCCGCATGCGGATCCTCGAGGGCCGCCGCCGCCAGGTCGAGGAGCGCCGCGAGGGGCTCCGCAGCCAGGTCACCAAGGCCGGCAGCAAGCTCGACCGCTACACCGACCAGCTGCACCGCCTCGGCCTGGAGACCAGCGAGCGCGAGGTCCGCTGGCTCAACGAGCTCATCGCGGCCGAGGCCGAGCCACCCGATCCCGACGCACCGCCCGCGGCCGCACCCGAGCCCGGCCCGAACCACACCGACCGCACCGTCACACCCTGA
- a CDS encoding DUF5318 family protein has product MQRQVVDYALQRRALLAEVHSGRTGVSSVCDAGPYLLRAAKFHGRQASTDCPVCRKEKLTLVSWVFGDRLGPVSGSARMPEELVRLAATQDEFTVHVVEVCRTCSWNHLVQSYVLGAPVAPGTRRRAPRRRTASE; this is encoded by the coding sequence ATGCAGAGGCAGGTGGTCGACTACGCGTTGCAGCGTCGAGCCCTGCTGGCCGAGGTCCACTCCGGGCGCACCGGGGTGAGCTCGGTCTGCGACGCCGGCCCGTACCTGCTCCGCGCGGCGAAGTTCCACGGGCGGCAGGCGAGCACCGACTGTCCCGTCTGCCGCAAGGAGAAGCTCACGCTCGTCTCGTGGGTGTTCGGCGACCGGCTGGGCCCCGTCTCGGGCTCCGCGCGCATGCCCGAGGAGCTCGTGCGCCTCGCGGCCACCCAGGACGAGTTCACCGTCCACGTCGTCGAGGTCTGCCGCACGTGCAGCTGGAACCACCTCGTGCAGAGCTACGTGCTGGGCGCTCCCGTGGCGCCGGGCACCCGTCGACGGGCCCCCCGTCGCCGGACCGCCAGCGAGTGA
- a CDS encoding transglycosylase domain-containing protein — protein sequence MTHQPPPGSRRAERAQQEGRSRRAPKTRKQARSRRTGQPLSPRQLQWRRARRTLYSLVALGIIGPIVAFMVAYVLVSVPNPADIKNDQVATVFYDDGSTALSTIVPPEGNRTNVTIDQIPLQLRYAVLAAEDRTFYTNPGFSVTGIGRAVLNNVTGGDTQGGSTITQQYVKNALTGNDQTITRKLKELVISTKMARQVSKDDILTAYLNTIYFGRGAYGVAAASQAYFGTSVDKLTVPQAAVLASSIRSPAAYDPATNPGPAQDRWGFVLDGMVGQGWISASDRAALTYPAVQPRTTADTGTATDGPEGLIVSQVKQELAANGITEDQLNKAGLQIVTTVNQQAQQSTVSAVQKTLADQPANLRPASVSVDPRTGAVRAYYGNSQGSGTDFAATWAIQPGSSFKVFALATALKQGVPLSKKFDGSSPQTIAGQKVANSDGENCGSCTLAQALVLSLNTVYYQLTDDVGAKNVVDTAHAAGIPATYVDAKGATVPSLVELPGGRATDGVALGQYGVPPLDMAAAYGTLANDGMQHAPYFVQKVTTSDGRVLLDRTATPNPGTPAIDPAVAQNVISAMEPIAKSSRNHQLAGGRQSAAKTGTAQLKDTGENANGWMIGCTPSLCTASVVTTTGLDGQASAKTSTGQIIYGSGLPSDIWKGTMDGALDGTPNETFPDAPPLNGDASGGQPSTRQAPRRTTEAPPAVTTSEAPAPAPTTTAPTTTAPTTTAPTTTAPTTTAPTTTAPPITTARPAPAPPVGAPPGGSLQPPPPQPAG from the coding sequence GTGACACATCAGCCCCCACCCGGATCCCGCCGCGCCGAGCGCGCGCAGCAGGAGGGTCGGTCGCGACGCGCTCCGAAGACGCGCAAGCAGGCACGATCGCGCCGCACCGGCCAGCCGCTGTCCCCTCGCCAGCTGCAGTGGCGCCGGGCCCGTCGGACGCTGTACTCCCTGGTCGCGCTCGGCATCATCGGACCGATCGTGGCCTTCATGGTCGCCTACGTCCTGGTGTCGGTGCCCAACCCCGCCGACATCAAGAACGACCAGGTGGCCACGGTCTTCTACGACGACGGCAGCACCGCGCTGTCCACGATCGTGCCCCCGGAGGGCAACCGCACCAACGTGACCATCGACCAGATCCCGCTGCAGCTGCGCTACGCCGTGCTGGCGGCCGAGGACCGCACGTTCTACACCAACCCCGGCTTCTCGGTCACCGGCATCGGGCGCGCCGTGCTGAACAACGTCACCGGTGGCGACACCCAGGGCGGGTCCACGATCACCCAGCAGTACGTGAAGAACGCGCTGACCGGCAACGACCAGACGATCACCCGCAAGCTCAAGGAGCTGGTGATCAGCACGAAGATGGCGCGCCAGGTCTCCAAGGACGACATCCTCACCGCCTACCTCAACACCATCTACTTCGGCCGCGGCGCCTACGGCGTGGCCGCGGCCTCCCAGGCGTACTTCGGCACGTCGGTCGACAAGCTCACGGTGCCCCAGGCCGCGGTGCTCGCGAGCTCGATCCGCAGCCCCGCCGCCTACGACCCGGCGACCAACCCCGGTCCCGCGCAGGACCGCTGGGGCTTCGTGCTCGACGGCATGGTCGGCCAGGGCTGGATCAGCGCCTCCGACCGGGCCGCGCTCACCTACCCCGCCGTGCAGCCCCGGACCACGGCCGACACCGGCACGGCCACCGACGGGCCGGAGGGGCTCATCGTCAGCCAGGTGAAGCAGGAGCTCGCGGCCAACGGCATCACCGAGGACCAGCTGAACAAGGCGGGTCTGCAGATCGTCACCACGGTCAACCAGCAGGCTCAGCAGTCCACCGTCAGCGCCGTGCAGAAGACCCTGGCCGACCAGCCCGCGAACCTCCGGCCGGCCAGCGTCTCCGTCGACCCGCGCACCGGTGCGGTCCGGGCCTACTACGGCAACAGCCAGGGAAGCGGCACCGACTTCGCGGCCACCTGGGCCATCCAGCCCGGCTCGTCGTTCAAGGTCTTCGCCCTGGCCACGGCCCTGAAGCAGGGCGTTCCGCTGAGCAAGAAGTTCGACGGGTCCTCCCCGCAGACGATCGCCGGGCAGAAGGTGGCCAACTCCGACGGGGAGAACTGCGGCAGCTGCACGCTGGCCCAGGCGCTCGTCCTCTCGCTGAACACCGTCTACTACCAGCTGACCGACGACGTGGGGGCGAAGAACGTGGTGGACACCGCGCACGCCGCCGGCATCCCCGCGACCTACGTGGACGCCAAGGGGGCGACGGTGCCGTCCTTGGTGGAGCTGCCGGGCGGGAGAGCCACCGACGGTGTCGCGCTGGGCCAGTACGGCGTACCGCCGCTGGACATGGCGGCCGCCTACGGCACGCTGGCGAACGACGGGATGCAGCACGCCCCGTACTTCGTGCAGAAGGTCACCACGTCCGACGGGCGCGTCCTGCTCGACCGCACCGCCACGCCGAACCCCGGCACCCCGGCCATCGACCCCGCGGTGGCCCAGAACGTCATCTCCGCCATGGAGCCCATCGCGAAGTCCTCGCGCAACCACCAGCTGGCCGGCGGGCGGCAGTCCGCGGCCAAGACGGGCACCGCCCAGCTGAAGGACACCGGGGAGAACGCGAACGGCTGGATGATCGGCTGCACCCCCTCGCTGTGCACGGCCAGCGTGGTGACCACCACCGGGCTGGACGGACAGGCCTCGGCCAAGACGTCGACGGGGCAGATCATCTACGGCTCGGGCCTGCCCTCGGACATCTGGAAGGGGACCATGGACGGCGCGCTGGACGGCACCCCGAACGAGACGTTCCCGGACGCGCCCCCCCTCAACGGTGACGCGAGCGGTGGACAGCCGTCCACCAGGCAGGCACCGCGCCGCACCACCGAGGCCCCGCCGGCGGTGACGACCTCCGAGGCCCCGGCCCCGGCCCCGACGACCACCGCCCCCACGACCACCGCCCCGACGACGACCGCCCCGACGACGACCGCCCCGACGACGACCGCCCCGACGACGACCGCCCCACCGATCACCACCGCGCGGCCCGCGCCTGCGCCCCCCGTAGGCGCGCCGCCCGGCGGCTCGCTGCAGCCACCCCCGCCGCAGCCGGCCGGCTGA
- a CDS encoding glycosyltransferase family 87 protein, whose amino-acid sequence MQGDADEAGTLVSPVPAARRRRSLVVGTDRVAPTLADPVVARVSTVVGGPVGRHALVGRSRFLTPLRVVLLLAVVFLALGWGSKAACLQQTPGADGAPVLDWGGSRQYVAMCYSDTVPLYGAERLDTGAFPYETSWVENPGTPQEMTRYMEYPVLTGLYQWGSMKVTKAWVSAARTLPLPSAIEVVVYFTVVALGLALAWLVTVWATVRVTGRRVWDAALVAGSPLVAVHAFTNFDPLATAFAATGLLAWSRKRPVLAGVLLGLGGAAKLYPLLLLGPLLVLCVRTGRIREWVKAASGAALAWGVVNAPIYLLYPQGWGEFFRLNTTRGPEPDSFYNVVTSFTGWPGFDGPLAPGQAPTVLNEVSLALFVLVCAAVAGLGLTAQRRPRVAQLCFLVVAGFLITNKVWSPQYSLWLVPLAALALPRTRLLLAWMVLDALVWVPLMYYFLGTANKGLPEQFFTGTVVLRDVAVLVLCAVVVREVLRPGEDLVRAGGVDDPVGGVLDCAPDAPPAWLPGFLRPRPARAARPARAARPARAVVTGVSG is encoded by the coding sequence GTGCAGGGTGATGCCGACGAGGCCGGAACGCTCGTCTCCCCCGTCCCGGCCGCCCGCCGGCGCCGGAGCCTCGTCGTCGGCACCGACCGGGTCGCCCCGACCCTGGCCGACCCCGTCGTCGCCCGGGTGAGCACCGTGGTCGGTGGTCCGGTGGGTCGGCACGCCCTGGTCGGGCGCAGCCGCTTCCTCACCCCCCTGCGGGTCGTGCTGCTGCTGGCCGTGGTGTTCCTCGCCCTGGGCTGGGGCAGCAAGGCCGCCTGCCTGCAGCAGACCCCGGGTGCCGACGGCGCGCCCGTGCTGGACTGGGGCGGCAGCCGCCAGTACGTCGCGATGTGCTACTCCGACACGGTGCCGCTGTACGGGGCCGAGCGCCTCGACACCGGCGCCTTCCCGTACGAGACGTCCTGGGTGGAGAACCCCGGCACGCCCCAGGAGATGACCCGGTACATGGAGTACCCGGTGCTCACCGGGCTCTACCAGTGGGGCTCGATGAAGGTCACCAAGGCGTGGGTGTCGGCGGCGCGCACGCTCCCGCTGCCGTCGGCGATCGAGGTGGTCGTCTACTTCACCGTGGTCGCGCTCGGGCTGGCGCTGGCGTGGCTGGTGACCGTGTGGGCCACGGTGCGGGTGACCGGTCGGCGGGTGTGGGACGCGGCGCTGGTGGCCGGCTCCCCGCTGGTGGCGGTGCACGCGTTCACCAACTTCGACCCGCTGGCCACCGCGTTCGCCGCCACCGGCCTGCTCGCCTGGTCGCGCAAGCGGCCGGTGCTCGCCGGGGTGCTGCTCGGGCTCGGGGGCGCGGCCAAGCTGTACCCGCTGCTGCTGCTCGGCCCGCTGCTCGTGCTCTGCGTGCGCACCGGGCGGATCCGTGAGTGGGTGAAGGCCGCGTCGGGCGCGGCGCTGGCCTGGGGCGTGGTGAACGCGCCGATCTACCTCCTCTACCCCCAGGGCTGGGGTGAGTTCTTCCGGCTGAACACCACCCGCGGGCCGGAGCCGGACTCGTTCTACAACGTGGTCACCTCGTTCACCGGCTGGCCGGGGTTCGACGGACCGCTGGCGCCGGGGCAGGCGCCGACCGTGCTCAACGAGGTGAGCCTGGCCCTGTTCGTGCTGGTCTGCGCGGCCGTCGCCGGGCTGGGGCTCACCGCGCAGCGGCGCCCGCGCGTGGCCCAGCTGTGCTTCCTGGTGGTGGCGGGGTTCCTGATCACCAACAAGGTGTGGAGTCCGCAGTACTCGCTGTGGCTGGTGCCGCTGGCCGCGCTGGCGCTGCCCCGCACCCGGCTGCTGCTCGCCTGGATGGTGCTGGACGCCCTGGTGTGGGTGCCCCTCATGTACTACTTCCTCGGCACGGCCAACAAGGGGTTGCCGGAGCAGTTCTTCACCGGGACGGTGGTGCTGCGGGACGTGGCCGTGCTCGTGCTGTGCGCCGTGGTCGTGCGGGAGGTGCTGCGCCCGGGCGAGGACCTGGTGCGCGCCGGTGGGGTGGACGACCCGGTGGGCGGGGTGCTGGACTGCGCCCCGGACGCACCCCCGGCGTGGCTGCCCGGGTTCCTGCGCCCGCGTCCGGCGCGTGCGGCGCGTCCGGCGCGTGCGGCGCGTCCGGCGCGTGCGGTGGTCACCGGGGTGAGCGGGTAA
- a CDS encoding deoxyribonuclease IV — MRIGAHVRDDDPVAAAAALGAEVVQLFVTDPQAWARPTPHPRAQQLRESDLTVVVHSAYVINVASLNNRIRIPSRKAVVQQAEAAAELGAVGLVVHGGHVRAGEDEADGIANWRKLFERQADAGGFAVPILVENTAGGDNAMARQVDVIARLWDAIGDHGAGFVLDTCHAWAGGEALVDVVERVRAVTGRIDLVHLNSSRDAFDSGRDRHANLADGTIDPQVLAAVCAAADAPVVLETPSAGVAEDLAFLRTALGS; from the coding sequence ATGCGCATCGGAGCCCACGTCCGGGACGACGACCCCGTCGCAGCCGCAGCCGCCCTGGGTGCTGAGGTCGTCCAGCTCTTCGTGACCGATCCGCAGGCCTGGGCCAGGCCCACCCCGCACCCCCGGGCCCAGCAGCTGCGGGAGAGCGACCTGACGGTGGTCGTCCACTCCGCCTACGTCATCAACGTGGCCAGCCTGAACAACCGCATCCGCATCCCGTCGCGCAAGGCCGTGGTGCAGCAGGCCGAGGCCGCGGCCGAGCTGGGGGCGGTGGGCCTCGTCGTCCACGGCGGGCACGTCCGGGCCGGGGAGGACGAGGCGGACGGCATCGCCAACTGGCGCAAGCTGTTCGAGCGCCAGGCCGACGCGGGCGGCTTCGCGGTGCCGATCCTGGTGGAGAACACCGCGGGCGGGGACAACGCCATGGCACGCCAAGTCGACGTCATCGCCCGGCTGTGGGACGCCATCGGTGACCACGGGGCCGGGTTCGTGCTGGACACCTGCCACGCGTGGGCCGGCGGGGAGGCGCTCGTCGACGTCGTGGAGCGGGTGCGGGCCGTCACCGGACGCATCGACCTGGTGCACCTCAACAGCTCCCGCGACGCGTTCGACTCCGGCCGTGACCGGCACGCCAACCTCGCCGACGGCACCATCGACCCCCAGGTGCTGGCTGCCGTCTGCGCCGCAGCCGACGCCCCCGTCGTGCTCGAGACGCCGTCTGCGGGCGTTGCGGAGGACCTCGCCTTCCTCCGCACCGCCCTGGGCTCCTGA
- the rpsF gene encoding 30S ribosomal protein S6, producing the protein MRHYELMIILDPNLDERTVAPSLDTFLNVVRKDGGSIEKVEVWGKRRLAFEILKHAEGIYAVIDIACEPATVKELDRQLSLNESVLRTKVMRQDA; encoded by the coding sequence ATGCGTCATTACGAACTGATGATCATCCTCGATCCCAACCTCGACGAGCGCACCGTCGCTCCGTCGCTCGACACGTTCCTCAACGTGGTCCGCAAGGACGGCGGCTCGATCGAGAAGGTGGAGGTCTGGGGCAAGCGCAGGCTCGCCTTCGAGATCCTCAAGCACGCCGAGGGCATCTACGCGGTGATCGACATCGCGTGCGAGCCGGCCACCGTCAAGGAGCTGGACCGCCAGCTGTCCCTGAACGAGTCGGTGCTCCGTACCAAGGTGATGCGGCAGGACGCCTGA
- a CDS encoding single-stranded DNA-binding protein, which yields MAGETIMTVVGNLTADPELRFTPSGAAVATFTVASTPRKYNAQTSQWEDGNALFLRCNIWRQAAENVAESLTRGSRVIVSGRLQQRSFETKEGEKRTVIELEVDEVGPSLKYATAKVNKASRGDGGGGGFGGGNGGGGNGGGGGAGSRGGSSGGSSAGGDDPWGSAPASSGGGSFGGSGGSSDEPPF from the coding sequence ATGGCAGGCGAGACCATCATGACCGTCGTCGGCAACCTCACGGCCGACCCGGAGCTGCGCTTCACCCCCTCGGGTGCGGCGGTGGCCACCTTCACGGTGGCCTCCACCCCGCGCAAGTACAACGCGCAGACGTCGCAGTGGGAGGACGGCAACGCGCTGTTCCTGCGCTGCAACATCTGGCGCCAGGCCGCGGAGAACGTGGCCGAGTCCCTCACCCGCGGCTCGCGGGTCATCGTCTCCGGACGGCTGCAGCAGCGGTCGTTCGAGACGAAGGAGGGAGAGAAGCGCACCGTCATCGAGCTCGAGGTCGACGAGGTCGGCCCGTCCCTGAAGTACGCCACGGCCAAGGTCAACAAGGCCAGCCGTGGTGACGGCGGCGGCGGCGGGTTCGGTGGCGGCAACGGTGGTGGCGGCAACGGTGGTGGCGGCGGTGCCGGTTCCCGGGGTGGCTCGTCCGGTGGTTCCTCCGCCGGCGGTGACGACCCGTGGGGCTCGGCCCCGGCCAGCTCCGGCGGCGGCTCCTTCGGTGGTTCCGGTGGCTCCTCCGACGAGCCGCCGTTCTGA
- the rpsR gene encoding 30S ribosomal protein S18 — MAKAPEKPIKKKVCAFCKDKVELIDYKDTMVLRKAISDRGKIRPRRVTGNCVQHQSKVAQAVKNCREVALIPYTTTGR; from the coding sequence ATGGCCAAGGCGCCAGAGAAGCCGATCAAGAAGAAGGTCTGCGCCTTCTGCAAGGACAAGGTCGAGCTCATCGACTACAAGGACACGATGGTGCTGCGCAAGGCCATCAGCGACCGGGGCAAGATCCGGCCGCGCCGCGTCACCGGCAACTGCGTCCAGCACCAGAGCAAGGTCGCCCAGGCGGTCAAGAACTGCCGCGAGGTCGCCCTCATCCCGTACACCACCACCGGTCGCTGA
- the rplI gene encoding 50S ribosomal protein L9 produces MKLILTADVANLGEPGDKVEVKDGYGRNFLLPRGLAIQATRGAEKQVESIRRAQETRAIRGLEHANEVKTALEGLAVSLPVRAAGKSGKLFGSVTPGDVAGAVKTAGGPVLDRRTIELPAEHIKSAGKHAITVRLHPEVTAQFTLEVVAAS; encoded by the coding sequence ATGAAGCTCATCCTCACTGCTGACGTCGCCAACCTCGGTGAGCCCGGGGACAAGGTCGAGGTCAAGGACGGCTACGGCCGCAACTTCCTGCTGCCCCGCGGGCTGGCCATCCAGGCCACCCGCGGAGCCGAGAAGCAGGTCGAGTCCATCCGCCGCGCGCAGGAGACCCGGGCCATCCGCGGTCTCGAGCACGCCAACGAGGTGAAGACCGCGCTCGAGGGTCTCGCCGTGTCGCTGCCGGTCCGTGCGGCCGGCAAGTCGGGCAAGCTGTTCGGCTCGGTCACCCCGGGTGACGTCGCCGGCGCGGTCAAGACCGCGGGCGGTCCGGTCCTCGACCGGCGCACCATCGAGCTGCCGGCGGAGCACATCAAGTCCGCGGGCAAGCACGCGATCACGGTGCGCCTGCACCCCGAGGTCACCGCGCAGTTCACCCTCGAGGTCGTCGCCGCGAGCTGA
- the dnaB gene encoding replicative DNA helicase — protein MALVDDRGRSLAPAQGAPRAEPPSEDFGRQPPQDMAAEQSVLGGMLLSKDAIADVLEVLASADFYRPAHQSVYDCILDLYGRGEPADAITISAELDRRGELRRVGGAPYLHTLIATVPTAANAGFYAEIVAEKAILRRLVQAGTRIVQYGYAGADGQDVAEVVDRAQAEVYEVTERRTSEDFVALEELLQPTMDEIDAIASRGGMSLGVPTGIDDFDAITNGLHPGQMIIVAARPGVGKSTLGLDWVRSCSIKHGMPSVVFSLEMSRTEIVMRLLSAEAQIQLGAMRSGKMTDDDWTRLARRMSEISEAPLFIDDSPNLTMMEIRAKARRLKQRHGLKLIVVDYLQLMSSGKKVESRQQEVSEFSRHLKLLAKELEVPVVAISQLNRGPEQRADKKPMLSDLRESGSLEQDADMVILIHRPDASDRDDPRAGEADLILGKHRNGPTDTITVVPQLHYSRFVNMARG, from the coding sequence GTGGCGCTGGTCGACGATCGTGGACGGTCGCTCGCACCGGCGCAGGGCGCCCCCAGGGCCGAGCCCCCCAGCGAGGACTTCGGCCGCCAGCCGCCGCAGGACATGGCCGCCGAGCAGTCGGTGCTCGGCGGCATGCTGCTGAGCAAGGACGCCATCGCGGACGTGCTCGAGGTGCTCGCCTCGGCCGACTTCTACCGTCCCGCCCACCAGTCCGTCTACGACTGCATCCTGGACCTCTACGGCCGGGGCGAGCCGGCGGACGCCATCACGATCTCCGCCGAGCTCGACCGTCGTGGCGAGCTCCGTCGCGTGGGCGGCGCGCCGTACCTGCACACCCTCATCGCCACCGTCCCCACGGCGGCCAACGCAGGCTTCTACGCCGAGATCGTGGCGGAGAAGGCGATCCTGCGCCGGCTCGTGCAGGCCGGCACGCGGATCGTGCAGTACGGCTACGCGGGGGCGGACGGCCAGGACGTGGCGGAGGTGGTGGACCGGGCGCAGGCCGAGGTCTACGAGGTGACCGAGCGGCGCACCAGCGAGGACTTCGTCGCCCTGGAGGAGCTGCTCCAGCCGACCATGGACGAGATCGACGCCATCGCCAGCCGTGGCGGCATGTCGCTGGGCGTCCCCACGGGCATCGACGACTTCGACGCGATCACCAACGGCCTGCACCCCGGCCAGATGATCATCGTCGCGGCGCGGCCCGGCGTGGGCAAGTCGACCCTGGGACTGGACTGGGTGCGCTCGTGCTCCATCAAGCACGGCATGCCGAGCGTGGTGTTCAGCCTGGAGATGAGCCGCACGGAGATCGTCATGCGGCTGCTCTCGGCCGAGGCGCAGATCCAGCTCGGGGCCATGCGCTCGGGGAAGATGACCGACGACGACTGGACCCGGCTGGCGCGGCGGATGAGCGAGATCAGCGAGGCGCCGCTGTTCATCGACGACTCACCGAACCTGACCATGATGGAGATCCGCGCGAAGGCCCGGCGCCTCAAGCAGCGCCACGGGCTCAAGCTCATCGTTGTGGACTACCTGCAGCTGATGAGCTCGGGCAAGAAGGTGGAGAGCCGCCAGCAGGAGGTCAGCGAGTTCTCCCGGCACCTCAAGCTGCTGGCCAAGGAGCTCGAGGTCCCGGTGGTCGCGATCAGCCAGCTCAACCGTGGCCCTGAGCAGCGCGCGGACAAGAAGCCGATGCTCTCGGACCTCCGTGAGTCGGGCTCGCTGGAGCAGGACGCGGACATGGTGATCCTGATCCACCGCCCCGACGCGAGCGACCGGGACGACCCGCGGGCCGGCGAGGCGGACCTCATCCTGGGCAAGCACCGCAACGGTCCCACGGACACCATCACCGTGGTGCCGCAGCTGCACTACTCACGCTTCGTGAACATGGCCCGCGGCTGA
- a CDS encoding MarR family winged helix-turn-helix transcriptional regulator, producing the protein MTGCYRPLLDEIGLTYTQYAVMLVLWEQDSVTLGLLGHRLQLDSGTLSPLLKRLEGLGLLTRRRRVEDERTVQVTVTPAGLALRDRAAAAQQQVVAATGFDREALAEMRDALQALTGRLRTASAS; encoded by the coding sequence ATGACCGGCTGCTACCGCCCCCTGCTCGACGAGATCGGTCTGACGTACACGCAGTACGCGGTGATGCTCGTGCTCTGGGAGCAGGACAGCGTGACGCTGGGGTTGCTCGGTCACCGGCTCCAGCTCGACTCCGGCACGCTGTCCCCGCTGCTCAAGCGCCTCGAGGGGCTGGGCCTGCTGACGCGTCGGCGTCGGGTGGAGGACGAGCGGACGGTGCAGGTGACGGTCACCCCGGCCGGGCTGGCCCTGCGCGACCGGGCAGCGGCCGCCCAGCAGCAGGTGGTGGCCGCCACCGGCTTCGACCGCGAGGCGCTGGCCGAGATGCGTGACGCGCTGCAGGCGCTGACCGGCCGGCTCCGCACCGCCTCCGCGTCCTGA